Proteins encoded in a region of the Oscillospiraceae bacterium MB24-C1 genome:
- a CDS encoding sialic acid TRAP transporter substrate-binding protein SiaP — MKKVFAITLAVMMLVLTACGGASSSAPASSAPASSSAPEAKPVNLIFSITAVPTDAHGQAQKVFKETVEKVSNGQITVECYDSGTLFNQDTETAALMAGDCDIIYSSAPWLTTNSPWLSMFTAGYIFKSYDHMTKVLNGDIGKEVFSKIADEQSVLPLGAFYLGTRQISLGQDKQIKTPADLNGINLRMPNSDAWVFLGTAMGANPTPIPFNDLYLALSTNTVDGQDNPLPTVKNAKFYEVQKSISLTNHLVDSVWPTINKAKWDSLTPEQQGWVMEGVEAARKSCDDTNLKTESEVVDFLKEQGLKVYEADVDAFADHVLNKYLESDISESWDKDLFEKVKAQG, encoded by the coding sequence ATGAAAAAGGTATTTGCTATAACCTTGGCAGTCATGATGTTGGTCCTGACCGCATGCGGCGGCGCTTCATCTTCTGCCCCCGCCAGCTCTGCCCCTGCGAGTTCTTCAGCTCCTGAGGCAAAGCCCGTGAACCTGATTTTCTCGATCACGGCTGTCCCGACCGACGCACACGGTCAAGCACAGAAGGTTTTTAAAGAAACCGTCGAGAAGGTTTCCAACGGCCAGATCACCGTTGAGTGCTATGATTCCGGCACCCTGTTCAATCAGGACACCGAAACCGCTGCGCTCATGGCTGGCGACTGCGACATCATCTATTCCAGTGCTCCCTGGCTCACCACCAACAGCCCGTGGCTCTCGATGTTCACCGCCGGTTACATCTTCAAGAGCTATGACCACATGACCAAGGTACTCAACGGTGACATCGGCAAGGAAGTATTTTCTAAAATCGCTGACGAGCAGAGCGTTCTGCCGCTGGGTGCTTTCTATCTGGGAACCCGTCAGATCTCGCTCGGTCAGGATAAGCAGATTAAGACCCCGGCTGACCTCAACGGTATCAACCTGAGAATGCCCAACTCCGATGCGTGGGTGTTCCTTGGTACCGCCATGGGCGCAAACCCCACTCCCATCCCCTTTAACGATCTGTATCTGGCGCTTTCTACCAACACGGTCGACGGCCAGGATAACCCCCTACCCACCGTTAAGAATGCCAAATTCTACGAGGTTCAGAAATCTATTTCGCTGACCAACCATCTGGTTGACTCGGTATGGCCCACCATTAACAAGGCTAAGTGGGATTCTCTTACCCCTGAGCAGCAGGGTTGGGTTATGGAAGGTGTCGAAGCCGCCCGTAAGTCCTGCGACGACACGAACCTAAAGACCGAGAGCGAAGTTGTCGATTTCCTCAAGGAGCAAGGCCTCAAGGTCTATGAGGCAGATGTTGACGCGTTTGCCGACCACGTGCTTAACAAATACCTTGAGAGCGACATCTCCGAGAGTTGGGATAAGGATCTCTTTGAGAAGGTAAAGGCTCAGGGCTAA
- a CDS encoding LacI family DNA-binding transcriptional regulator: MSIKRIAQMTGLSITTVSHAINGTRAVSQHSKQLVDEAVKEIGYKPNLAAQMLKTNRSHIIALIIPSTEPNNSTNCFFFDVLNGAREQLHASGYDLMVATYSEQEGEKHLANLQVLEKRLVDGVLLVPFDRDPTSLTEIRSLGIPIVLVDRRVDNCSLPSVYSDNLEGARKAVHLLAQNGRKRIAFLCGNSEFSTSYDRHLGYLQGIKEAGLPINDDLIFIDLPYQLQTGKNIVKTLLDNRIDAVFSANNVLLMGLLQYFNEHHISVPHDISVVGFDDYDWMNITTSPVTATFQNPYLMGCEAARMMLETLEGKDTSNQQIALPCELVLRESHKS, translated from the coding sequence TTGTCTATTAAAAGAATTGCCCAAATGACCGGCCTTTCTATCACGACTGTATCCCACGCTATCAACGGCACCCGCGCCGTTTCTCAGCACAGTAAGCAACTTGTGGATGAAGCAGTCAAAGAAATCGGCTACAAGCCGAATCTGGCGGCACAGATGCTCAAAACCAATCGCTCGCATATTATTGCGCTCATCATACCGAGCACTGAGCCGAACAACTCGACAAACTGCTTTTTCTTCGACGTTTTAAATGGCGCACGCGAACAGCTCCACGCCAGCGGTTATGACCTCATGGTCGCCACCTATTCCGAACAAGAGGGCGAAAAACATCTGGCCAACCTTCAAGTACTGGAAAAAAGACTGGTGGATGGCGTGCTGTTGGTTCCGTTTGATCGCGATCCCACCTCGCTAACCGAGATTCGCTCACTTGGCATTCCAATTGTGTTGGTAGACCGCCGCGTCGATAATTGCAGCCTGCCAAGCGTCTACTCCGATAACCTTGAAGGTGCGCGTAAGGCCGTGCATCTTCTAGCGCAAAATGGCAGAAAGCGCATTGCGTTTTTGTGCGGCAATTCTGAGTTCTCTACGTCCTACGACCGCCATCTCGGTTATCTTCAGGGCATAAAGGAAGCTGGACTGCCAATTAACGACGATCTTATTTTCATTGATCTGCCCTATCAGTTACAAACTGGAAAAAATATTGTCAAGACACTTCTTGATAACAGAATAGACGCCGTTTTTTCAGCGAATAATGTTTTGTTAATGGGCCTGTTACAATACTTCAATGAGCATCATATTTCGGTACCACACGATATTTCGGTGGTAGGCTTTGACGATTATGACTGGATGAACATCACAACTTCCCCCGTCACCGCTACGTTTCAGAATCCATACCTCATGGGGTGCGAGGCGGCTCGGATGATGCTTGAAACACTCGAAGGCAAGGACACCAGTAACCAGCAGATCGCGTTGCCTTGCGAGTTGGTTCTGCGTGAATCTCACAAGTCCTAA
- the clpB gene encoding ATP-dependent chaperone ClpB yields the protein MNTNKLTQKSAEAIQSAQSLALQYGNTQIEQEHLLYALLTQDGGFLPRVLTSSGVDAEGLQQAALSLCEKLPRVSGPGREPGKVYVSQDVDKALNHAEADAKHLGDEFISVEHLLLALIETPNSALKSLFKSFHVASDPYLKALSEVRGNTRVTTDNPEATYEALKKYGYDLVERARQSKLDPVIGRDDEIRNVIRILSRKSKNNPCLIGEPGVGKTAIAEGLAQRIVRGDVPETLRDKTIFSLDMGALVAGAKYRGEFEERLKAVLNEVKASDGRIILFIDELHTIVGAGKTEGSMDAGNLLKPMLARGELHCIGATTLNEYRLYIEKDSALERRFQPVMVDQPSVEDTIAILRGLKERYEVYHGVRITDPAIIAAATLSDRYITDRFLPDKAIDLIDEACAMLRTEIDSMPTEIDEISRKIIQYEIEEAALKKETDTQSKERLANLQKDLSRLRDDMNEKKAQWEDEKKAISGVHRLKEEIEKTNAQIEAAERNYDLNKAAELKYGVLPNLQRQLAAEEEKSAKSGGATLLRDRVTDEEIAKIVGRWTGIPVAKLVEGEREKLLALPEVLHRRVIGQDEAVQRVSEAILRSRAGIADPNRPIGTFLFLGPTGVGKTELAKTLAQALFDDERNMVRIDMSEYMEKYSVSRLIGAPPGYVGYDEGGQLTEAVRRKPYSVVLFDEVEKAHPDVFNVLLQVFDDGRITDSQGRTVDFKNTIIIMTSNLGSDILLESIGADGRIAPEANAAVHALLRRSFRPEFLNRIDETIFFTPLSKSQIGGIIDMLMDRLQQRLAERQISVELSDSARQYIIENGYDPAYGARPLRRFLQSRVETLIGRMLIADEVPNGVKLTVDTHADGLNVTVNPK from the coding sequence GTGAATACCAATAAATTAACTCAGAAATCCGCAGAGGCGATTCAAAGCGCGCAATCGCTCGCTTTGCAGTATGGTAACACCCAAATTGAACAGGAACATTTGCTCTATGCACTGTTAACGCAGGACGGCGGTTTTCTTCCGCGTGTGCTGACCTCCTCCGGCGTGGACGCCGAGGGTTTGCAACAGGCAGCATTGTCCTTATGCGAAAAGTTGCCCCGCGTTTCCGGCCCTGGCCGGGAGCCTGGGAAGGTTTATGTTTCACAGGATGTTGACAAAGCCCTCAACCATGCCGAGGCCGACGCAAAGCATTTGGGCGACGAATTTATCTCGGTCGAGCATCTGCTGCTCGCATTGATTGAAACGCCAAATTCGGCATTGAAAAGTTTATTTAAATCCTTTCACGTCGCAAGTGACCCCTATTTAAAGGCGCTGTCGGAGGTGCGTGGAAATACCCGCGTTACGACAGATAACCCCGAAGCGACCTATGAAGCACTGAAAAAATACGGCTATGATCTGGTGGAGCGCGCCCGCCAGAGTAAGCTTGACCCCGTCATCGGACGCGACGACGAAATCAGAAATGTCATTCGTATTCTCTCGCGTAAATCTAAGAACAACCCCTGCCTCATCGGCGAGCCGGGCGTTGGCAAAACCGCCATTGCAGAGGGACTCGCCCAGCGTATTGTCCGCGGCGATGTGCCTGAGACACTGCGCGACAAGACTATTTTTTCACTGGATATGGGTGCGCTGGTTGCGGGCGCCAAATACCGCGGTGAGTTTGAAGAACGCTTAAAAGCTGTATTAAACGAGGTCAAGGCCAGCGACGGCAGAATCATCCTGTTTATTGATGAGCTGCACACCATCGTAGGCGCTGGCAAAACCGAAGGTTCAATGGACGCCGGTAACCTCTTAAAGCCAATGCTGGCACGCGGCGAATTGCATTGTATCGGCGCGACCACCTTAAACGAATATCGGCTGTACATCGAAAAGGATTCCGCACTTGAACGCCGTTTCCAGCCCGTTATGGTCGACCAGCCGAGTGTTGAGGATACCATCGCGATTCTGCGCGGGCTCAAAGAACGCTACGAGGTCTACCACGGTGTGCGCATTACCGATCCCGCCATCATTGCGGCGGCCACCCTCTCTGACCGATATATCACCGATCGTTTTCTGCCGGATAAGGCGATCGACCTTATCGACGAAGCCTGCGCTATGCTACGAACCGAAATTGACTCAATGCCCACCGAAATCGACGAAATTTCGCGTAAGATTATTCAGTACGAAATTGAAGAAGCCGCGCTTAAAAAGGAAACTGACACGCAGTCCAAAGAGCGGTTGGCCAATCTGCAAAAAGACCTCTCCCGCCTGCGCGACGACATGAACGAGAAAAAAGCACAGTGGGAAGATGAGAAAAAGGCCATCTCCGGCGTACATCGTCTGAAAGAAGAAATTGAAAAGACCAACGCTCAAATTGAAGCCGCCGAGCGCAATTATGACCTGAACAAGGCGGCGGAACTCAAATATGGCGTGCTGCCCAATCTTCAGCGACAGCTGGCCGCGGAAGAAGAAAAATCAGCGAAGTCCGGCGGCGCCACCCTGCTGCGCGACCGCGTCACCGACGAGGAAATCGCCAAAATTGTAGGGCGCTGGACCGGCATTCCGGTGGCAAAGCTGGTGGAAGGCGAACGCGAAAAGCTTTTGGCCCTGCCCGAGGTGCTGCACCGTCGCGTCATCGGTCAGGACGAAGCTGTCCAGCGGGTTAGTGAAGCGATTCTACGCTCCCGCGCCGGTATCGCCGACCCCAACCGCCCCATTGGTACCTTCCTGTTCCTGGGTCCAACCGGTGTTGGCAAGACCGAGCTTGCTAAAACATTGGCCCAAGCACTGTTTGATGACGAGCGAAACATGGTCCGCATCGATATGAGCGAATATATGGAGAAATATTCGGTATCGCGTCTTATCGGCGCTCCACCCGGATATGTCGGATATGACGAAGGTGGACAGCTCACCGAGGCCGTACGCAGAAAGCCCTATTCGGTCGTACTGTTCGACGAGGTAGAAAAGGCCCACCCTGACGTATTCAACGTCCTATTGCAGGTGTTTGATGACGGCAGAATCACCGACTCTCAAGGACGCACGGTTGACTTTAAGAACACAATCATTATTATGACTTCTAACCTCGGTTCGGATATCCTGCTGGAATCGATCGGCGCAGACGGGCGTATTGCGCCTGAGGCCAATGCAGCGGTTCACGCGCTGCTACGTCGTAGTTTCCGCCCAGAATTTTTGAATCGTATTGATGAAACAATCTTCTTTACTCCGCTTTCTAAGTCACAGATCGGTGGCATTATCGACATGCTAATGGATAGGCTACAACAGCGGCTTGCCGAACGCCAGATCAGCGTCGAGCTTTCGGATAGCGCGCGGCAGTATATTATCGAAAATGGTTATGACCCCGCCTATGGCGCACGTCCACTGCGACGGTTTTTGCAGTCGCGGGTTGAGACGCTTATCGGTCGCATGCTTATCGCCGACGAAGTACCCAATGGGGTAAAACTCACGGTGGATACCCATGCAGATGGCTTAAACGTAACAGTGAACCCAAAATAA
- a CDS encoding NAD(P)-dependent oxidoreductase yields the protein MKLVFLEPLGIPQEKLEMMAHEKLGDRAELVFHSSRVEDSATLIERSRDADIVVLSNFKYREDVLSHCPNLKMICIAFTGVDHVDIVYCRAHNITVCNCAGYSTVAVADLVFGLVIALQRRLIACDKAVREGGTKNGLVGFEMEGKKFGVIGTGAIGLRVAKIAQAFGCEVLAYSRTQKDVEGVTYTELDTLLSSCDIVSLHVPQNAETVGLIGKAQLELMKKSAILINTARGPVVDSVALSQALKDGIIAGAGVDVFETEPPIAEDHPLFSSPNLIASPHVAFATAESMQKRAAIVMDNLDAYLNGVPQNVVK from the coding sequence ATGAAGCTGGTATTTTTAGAGCCGCTTGGCATTCCGCAGGAAAAGCTAGAGATGATGGCGCACGAAAAGCTAGGCGATCGGGCGGAATTGGTCTTTCATAGCTCTCGTGTAGAGGATTCTGCCACGCTGATCGAGCGCAGTCGTGATGCTGATATCGTGGTGCTCTCAAACTTTAAATATCGCGAGGACGTGCTGTCGCACTGCCCCAATCTTAAAATGATTTGCATCGCCTTCACTGGCGTGGATCATGTGGACATAGTCTATTGCCGTGCGCATAATATTACGGTGTGCAACTGTGCGGGCTACTCCACCGTGGCAGTTGCCGATCTCGTATTCGGCCTGGTCATCGCGCTGCAGCGCCGGCTGATTGCCTGCGATAAGGCTGTACGTGAGGGTGGCACAAAAAATGGGCTGGTCGGTTTTGAGATGGAAGGTAAAAAGTTTGGCGTTATTGGCACTGGCGCCATCGGTCTTAGAGTTGCGAAAATTGCACAGGCGTTCGGCTGCGAGGTTCTGGCTTATAGTCGCACCCAAAAGGACGTTGAGGGTGTGACCTACACCGAGCTTGACACGCTGCTTTCCTCCTGTGACATTGTTTCGCTACATGTGCCGCAGAATGCCGAGACGGTTGGCCTTATCGGTAAAGCACAGCTCGAGCTGATGAAAAAATCCGCTATTTTAATCAACACGGCACGCGGACCCGTTGTGGACAGTGTGGCGCTTTCACAGGCGCTAAAAGATGGTATCATTGCCGGGGCTGGGGTGGACGTATTTGAGACTGAACCACCTATCGCCGAGGATCACCCGCTGTTTTCATCTCCCAATTTAATTGCATCGCCTCACGTCGCTTTTGCTACGGCCGAATCGATGCAAAAGCGCGCTGCGATCGTTATGGACAATCTGGACGCGTATTTGAATGGTGTCCCGCAAAATGTTGTAAAATAG
- the purE gene encoding 5-(carboxyamino)imidazole ribonucleotide mutase — protein MKKVAILMGSDSDLPVLKPAVKTLHQLGVPFSVRVMSAHRTPVEAATFAKSAREEGYGVIIAAAGKAAHLAGSLAAQTTLPVIGVPVKSSTLDGLDALLSTVQMPSGIPVATVAIDGAQNAALLAAEMLALSDDVLAQKLDDLRVAQHDSVLKKDEAIDVAAILAE, from the coding sequence ATGAAAAAAGTTGCAATTCTCATGGGCTCCGACAGTGATCTGCCGGTTTTAAAGCCCGCTGTCAAAACGCTGCATCAGTTGGGTGTCCCGTTCTCGGTTCGGGTAATGTCGGCACACCGTACGCCGGTGGAGGCTGCGACCTTTGCCAAATCTGCCCGCGAAGAGGGCTACGGTGTGATTATTGCCGCCGCCGGAAAAGCCGCACACCTTGCCGGTTCACTGGCTGCGCAGACCACGCTGCCGGTTATAGGTGTTCCGGTCAAATCCTCAACGCTCGACGGTCTGGACGCGTTACTTTCCACCGTTCAGATGCCAAGCGGTATCCCCGTGGCTACCGTCGCAATTGACGGCGCACAAAACGCGGCGCTGCTGGCTGCTGAGATGTTAGCACTTTCTGATGACGTACTGGCCCAAAAGCTTGATGACCTGCGCGTAGCGCAGCATGATTCGGTGTTAAAAAAGGATGAGGCGATTGATGTCGCCGCGATTTTGGCAGAATAA
- a CDS encoding phosphoribosylaminoimidazolesuccinocarboxamide synthase, which produces MNYTKGEQLYEGKAKKVFATNDPQVYIVDYKDDATAFNGLKKGTIVGKGVINNKVSNFMMKQLAEKANIPTHFIEQISDRETLVRKVSIVPLEVIVRNVCAGSMAKRYGVAEGTPLARPAMEFSFKNDDLGDPMINDDYAIALNLATEEEIATIRQYAFAVNEFMKAYLLELGIKLIDFKLEFGKTDSGEIILADEISPDTCRFWDVKTNEKLDKDRFRRDLGDVESAYHEILHRLMGE; this is translated from the coding sequence ATGAATTATACTAAGGGCGAACAGCTTTACGAAGGAAAGGCCAAGAAGGTTTTTGCTACAAATGACCCGCAAGTCTATATTGTCGACTATAAGGATGATGCCACCGCGTTCAATGGTCTTAAAAAGGGTACTATCGTCGGTAAGGGTGTTATCAATAATAAAGTCTCTAACTTCATGATGAAGCAGCTTGCTGAAAAGGCCAATATCCCGACCCATTTCATTGAGCAAATTTCCGACCGTGAAACGCTGGTACGCAAGGTTTCCATTGTTCCGCTCGAAGTTATCGTTCGTAACGTCTGTGCAGGCTCAATGGCCAAGCGCTACGGCGTTGCCGAGGGTACACCGCTGGCTCGCCCCGCGATGGAATTTTCCTTTAAAAATGATGATCTTGGCGACCCGATGATCAATGACGACTATGCAATTGCGTTAAATCTAGCCACCGAAGAGGAAATTGCGACAATCCGCCAATATGCGTTTGCGGTCAACGAGTTTATGAAAGCCTATCTGCTGGAGTTGGGCATTAAGCTCATCGACTTTAAGCTTGAGTTCGGCAAAACTGATAGTGGTGAAATTATTCTGGCAGACGAAATTTCGCCCGATACTTGCCGCTTCTGGGATGTCAAGACCAATGAGAAGCTGGACAAAGACCGCTTTCGCCGAGATCTTGGCGACGTCGAGAGCGCTTATCACGAGATTTTACACCGCCTGATGGGCGAGTAA